In a genomic window of Lacrimispora sp. BS-2:
- a CDS encoding CZB domain-containing protein translates to MEKEIKYPYILFKIAGSLYCINSKYISTIVQLPQYSTIPAAPANVTGMFKYRNEVIQMLDLRVTFGLKPISDECRDFEEMIDARKQDHINWVKELERFIHEGGTFGLAKDPHQCALGKWYDNFKTDNVTIARHLSKIEEPHARLHLAADEAERCKKDCEECQREECLFKILKRVKEESMPTILNLLDQTKDLFRSTIYKGMVLILDEMGWGIVVDEIVAVEDLDVIAGRDQDPMVNHCSYINQVMESPKIEGLIFELNTNSLFARLKELEAAF, encoded by the coding sequence ATGGAAAAAGAGATCAAATATCCGTATATTTTATTTAAAATTGCCGGCTCCCTCTATTGCATTAACAGTAAATACATATCAACCATTGTGCAGCTGCCCCAATACAGCACAATACCGGCCGCCCCAGCCAATGTGACCGGAATGTTCAAATACCGCAATGAGGTCATACAAATGCTTGATTTACGGGTAACCTTTGGACTAAAACCTATTTCCGATGAATGCAGGGATTTTGAAGAGATGATTGATGCCAGAAAGCAGGATCACATCAATTGGGTAAAGGAACTGGAGCGTTTCATTCATGAGGGCGGAACCTTCGGCCTGGCAAAAGATCCCCATCAGTGCGCTTTAGGAAAGTGGTATGATAATTTTAAAACCGACAACGTTACCATTGCCCGTCATCTCAGTAAAATAGAGGAGCCGCATGCAAGGCTTCATCTGGCTGCCGACGAAGCGGAACGCTGCAAAAAAGACTGTGAAGAATGCCAGAGGGAAGAATGCCTCTTTAAAATTTTAAAACGGGTAAAGGAAGAATCCATGCCAACTATCTTAAATCTTCTGGACCAGACAAAGGATTTATTCCGTTCAACGATTTACAAAGGAATGGTTCTTATACTGGATGAAATGGGATGGGGAATCGTAGTTGACGAGATCGTTGCAGTGGAAGACTTGGATGTCATAGCAGGCAGGGACCAGGATCCCATGGTAAACCATTGCTCCTATATCAATCAGGTGATGGAAAGTCCAAAAATCGAAGGTCTTATTTTTGAGCTGAACACAAATTCCTTATTCGCCAGATTAAAAGAACTGGAAGCTGCTTTTTAA
- a CDS encoding ABC transporter ATP-binding protein codes for MKKLLKYLKDYKLESVMGPLFKLLEACFELLVPLVMAKVIDVGIKSQNMPYILKMGGLLVVLGIIGLACSITAQYFAAKAAAGFGTSLRNDLFAHIGRLSYQEIDSIGTATLITRITSDANQVQSGVNLFLRLFLRSPFVVCGAMIMAFTINVRTAVIFAVLIPILSFVVFGIMLISIPLYKKVQKQLDQVLLAVRENLEGVRVIRAFDRQNDEMRRFDEGNGLLVRFQVFVGKIAALMNPLTYVMINLGIIVLINAGAGQVQRGIITQGEVIALVNYMSQILVELVKLANLIITISKSLACAGRISAVFEQEPAITEISHEAVEEKQGAPKVEFDRMTFAYAGAKDAALSGLSFRVMEGETIGIIGGTGSGKTTLVNLIPRFYEVTEGYVKVGGVDVRQYPLGQLRELVGIVPQKAVLFKGSLRENMKWGKKEATDREIYQALSIAQAKDFVEEKGQGLELMIQAGGKNLSGGQRQRLAIARALVKDPRILIMDDSASALDFATDARLRKAIKESTGNMTVFLVSQRASTIKNADRILVLDDGQMAGWGTHEELLTSCQVYREICLSQLSKEEVQ; via the coding sequence ATGAAAAAGCTCCTGAAATATTTAAAGGACTATAAGCTGGAAAGCGTTATGGGGCCGTTATTTAAGCTTCTGGAAGCCTGCTTTGAATTATTGGTGCCTCTTGTAATGGCAAAGGTGATCGACGTGGGGATCAAGTCCCAGAACATGCCTTATATCCTTAAGATGGGCGGATTATTGGTGGTGCTTGGCATTATAGGCCTTGCCTGCTCTATTACGGCCCAGTATTTTGCGGCAAAAGCAGCGGCAGGCTTTGGAACTTCTCTGCGAAATGATTTGTTTGCCCATATAGGCAGGCTCTCGTACCAGGAAATAGACTCCATTGGGACCGCTACCCTGATTACCCGTATAACCAGCGATGCCAATCAGGTTCAGTCGGGAGTGAATTTATTCCTCCGTCTGTTCCTTCGCTCTCCGTTTGTGGTATGCGGCGCCATGATCATGGCATTTACCATTAATGTCAGGACAGCTGTTATTTTTGCGGTGCTTATCCCCATTCTTTCCTTTGTGGTATTCGGCATTATGCTGATCAGCATCCCACTGTATAAAAAGGTGCAGAAGCAATTGGACCAGGTGCTTTTGGCTGTCAGAGAGAATCTTGAAGGAGTCCGAGTTATCCGTGCCTTTGACCGTCAGAATGATGAAATGCGCCGGTTTGATGAGGGAAATGGCCTTTTGGTACGTTTCCAGGTTTTTGTAGGTAAAATTGCAGCTTTAATGAACCCTCTTACCTATGTGATGATCAACCTAGGGATCATTGTTCTTATCAATGCCGGTGCCGGACAGGTCCAGAGGGGCATCATCACCCAGGGTGAAGTGATCGCGCTGGTAAATTACATGTCCCAGATTCTGGTGGAACTTGTAAAACTGGCAAATCTGATCATTACGATTTCAAAGTCCCTGGCCTGCGCCGGCCGGATAAGTGCTGTATTTGAACAGGAGCCTGCCATTACAGAAATCTCTCATGAGGCTGTGGAAGAGAAGCAGGGCGCGCCTAAAGTGGAATTTGACCGTATGACCTTTGCCTATGCAGGGGCCAAGGATGCGGCATTAAGCGGCTTGTCCTTTCGGGTCATGGAAGGGGAGACCATCGGAATCATCGGTGGAACAGGCTCCGGCAAGACCACTCTGGTAAATCTGATTCCCCGGTTTTATGAGGTTACAGAAGGTTACGTAAAGGTAGGGGGAGTTGATGTGAGACAATATCCTTTGGGCCAGCTTCGGGAGCTGGTTGGGATTGTCCCTCAAAAGGCAGTGCTTTTTAAAGGAAGCCTTAGGGAAAACATGAAGTGGGGGAAAAAGGAGGCAACGGACAGGGAGATTTATCAGGCTCTTTCCATTGCCCAGGCAAAGGATTTTGTAGAGGAAAAAGGGCAAGGGCTGGAACTCATGATCCAGGCGGGAGGAAAGAATCTTTCCGGCGGACAGCGGCAGAGGCTTGCCATTGCAAGGGCTTTGGTAAAAGATCCCCGGATCCTCATTATGGATGACAGTGCTTCCGCCCTGGATTTTGCTACCGATGCAAGGCTTAGAAAGGCAATTAAGGAAAGTACCGGGAATATGACCGTATTCCTGGTGTCCCAGAGAGCTTCCACCATTAAAAATGCAGACAGGATCCTGGTCCTTGATGACGGACAAATGGCAGGCTGGGGAACCCATGAGGAGCTGTTAACTTCCTGCCAGGTTTACCGGGAAATCTGCTTATCTCAGCTGTCGAAAGAGGAGGTGCAATAG
- a CDS encoding NUDIX hydrolase, with protein sequence MIEATSCGGVVIFRGKILVLYKNYKNKYEGWVLPKGTVEAGEEYKETALREVKEETGVSASIIKYIGKSQYSFNTPQDMVEKDVHWYLMMADSYYSKPQREEYFIDSGYYKFHEAYHLLKFSNEKQILEKAYNEYLDLKKSNLWGNKKYF encoded by the coding sequence ATGATTGAAGCAACGAGTTGTGGCGGTGTGGTTATTTTTCGAGGTAAAATTCTGGTTTTATATAAGAATTACAAAAATAAGTATGAAGGTTGGGTTTTGCCAAAGGGAACAGTAGAAGCGGGTGAAGAGTATAAAGAGACGGCTCTCCGGGAAGTAAAGGAAGAGACAGGCGTAAGTGCGTCCATAATCAAATACATTGGTAAGAGCCAGTACTCCTTTAACACGCCTCAGGATATGGTGGAAAAAGATGTGCACTGGTATCTAATGATGGCCGACAGCTATTACAGTAAACCACAGCGGGAAGAATATTTTATTGATTCAGGATATTACAAATTCCATGAAGCGTATCATCTTCTGAAGTTTTCAAATGAAAAGCAAATATTGGAAAAGGCCTACAATGAATATCTGGATTTAAAGAAGAGTAATTTGTGGGGCAATAAGAAGTATTTCTGA
- a CDS encoding carboxypeptidase M32 — translation MSKFYEILSSLLEKTMALQTSLVLFEWDNETLAPEGAGSYTSRVIGVLSEEYYKVMTGEEMGKAIAGCEEDNSLSDVERAIVKGAKEAREELVCIPSKEYRENAQLIAEAARIWSKAKKEEDFDSFAPTLEKVIGFKKKFASYRKKEGQKLYDIILDEFEKGFNMELLDEFFSRLKEEIVPLLKEIKENGKTIDDSFLSGGYSEEKQREMAHYLAEYVGFDFTKGVLSESAHPFTTNLHNHDVRITTSYREKVDNSMFSVIHEAGHGLYELGISDEITQTPVGQGTSMGMHESQSRFFENIIGRSQAFWVPIYKKLQELYPEQLKEISIEQYMDAINKVEPSFIRTEADELTYNLHIMIRYELEKMIIEEDVDLKKLPEIWADKYEEYLGVRPENPSEGILQDIHWSQGLIGYFPSYALGNAFGAQLYYHMRKEMDFDELLKDGKLDVIREYLREHVHKFGKLKTSREILKDVTGEDFTPDYFIQYLKEKYRSLYELS, via the coding sequence ATGAGCAAATTTTATGAAATTTTGTCCTCTTTACTGGAAAAGACCATGGCACTTCAAACCTCTCTTGTCCTTTTTGAATGGGATAATGAAACTCTCGCTCCGGAAGGTGCCGGTTCCTATACTTCACGGGTGATCGGTGTGCTCTCAGAGGAATATTACAAGGTTATGACAGGGGAAGAGATGGGGAAAGCCATTGCCGGCTGCGAGGAAGATAATAGTCTGTCCGATGTGGAGCGGGCCATTGTCAAGGGAGCGAAGGAAGCCAGGGAAGAACTGGTGTGCATTCCATCAAAGGAGTACAGGGAGAATGCCCAGCTCATAGCGGAGGCAGCCAGAATCTGGTCAAAGGCAAAAAAAGAGGAAGATTTTGATTCCTTTGCGCCGACTCTTGAAAAAGTAATCGGTTTTAAAAAGAAGTTTGCTTCTTACCGGAAGAAGGAAGGCCAGAAGCTTTATGATATCATATTAGATGAGTTTGAAAAAGGGTTCAATATGGAGCTCCTGGATGAATTCTTTAGCCGGCTTAAAGAAGAGATCGTACCTCTTTTAAAAGAGATTAAGGAAAATGGCAAGACCATTGATGATTCCTTTTTATCAGGCGGTTATTCTGAGGAAAAACAAAGGGAGATGGCACATTATCTTGCCGAATATGTTGGCTTTGACTTTACAAAGGGTGTTCTTTCAGAAAGCGCTCATCCATTTACCACAAATCTCCATAACCACGATGTCAGGATCACCACCAGTTATCGGGAGAAGGTGGATAACTCCATGTTCTCCGTGATTCATGAAGCCGGTCATGGACTTTATGAGCTGGGAATCAGTGATGAGATCACCCAGACTCCGGTTGGTCAGGGGACATCCATGGGAATGCACGAATCCCAGTCCCGCTTTTTTGAGAACATCATCGGCCGCAGCCAGGCCTTCTGGGTTCCTATTTATAAAAAGCTTCAGGAACTATATCCTGAACAATTAAAGGAAATTTCCATTGAACAGTATATGGATGCAATTAATAAGGTGGAGCCAAGCTTTATCCGGACAGAGGCAGACGAACTCACCTACAATCTTCATATTATGATCCGCTATGAATTAGAGAAAATGATTATAGAAGAAGACGTGGACTTAAAGAAGCTTCCGGAAATCTGGGCGGATAAATATGAGGAATATCTTGGGGTGCGCCCGGAAAATCCATCAGAGGGAATCCTTCAGGATATTCACTGGTCCCAGGGACTGATCGGCTATTTTCCGTCTTATGCACTGGGAAATGCTTTTGGGGCTCAGCTTTATTACCATATGAGAAAAGAGATGGATTTTGACGAACTTCTTAAAGATGGAAAGCTTGACGTTATAAGAGAGTATTTAAGGGAACATGTCCACAAGTTTGGAAAGCTGAAAACCAGCCGTGAAATCTTAAAGGATGTTACGGGTGAGGATTTTACTCCGGATTATTTCATTCAGTACTTAAAGGAAAAGTATCGCAGCCTTTATGAGTTGTCATAA
- a CDS encoding LysR family transcriptional regulator, giving the protein MNPINSKQLYYFTTIAETGGFTAAAKKLGLSQPPLSKQIFLLEEELGVKLFERGSRKTELTEAGTFLYSRAKDILSMMDSIAEELHHFQAASNGVLKLGTISSSGNMLHDFLKAYCCTHPKVRFEVTEGNTYELLEKMKNGIVECSIIRTPFNAEGFECEYGKEEPLMAVGNPSFFSGVPMNKIRLTDLSGKPLIYYRRFDSIISLAFQNNGIVPNVFCRNDDARTCLQWAAIGLGIALVPESISKTGEHTSLVFREIDSKDTVTRMAAVYKKNGYVSNIAKEFVSYFGELMSLS; this is encoded by the coding sequence ATGAATCCAATTAATTCAAAGCAGCTTTACTATTTTACTACAATTGCAGAAACCGGAGGCTTTACAGCCGCAGCCAAAAAGCTGGGATTATCCCAGCCGCCTTTAAGCAAGCAGATTTTTCTGCTGGAAGAGGAGCTTGGGGTAAAGCTTTTTGAACGCGGTTCCAGAAAAACGGAACTGACGGAAGCAGGAACTTTTTTATATTCCAGAGCCAAAGACATTCTGTCCATGATGGATTCCATTGCGGAAGAACTCCATCATTTCCAGGCTGCTTCCAATGGAGTTTTAAAACTGGGAACCATCTCTTCTTCCGGTAATATGCTCCACGACTTTTTAAAGGCATACTGCTGTACCCATCCAAAGGTACGGTTTGAGGTCACAGAAGGAAATACTTACGAGCTTCTAGAAAAGATGAAAAACGGGATTGTAGAATGCTCCATTATCCGTACTCCATTTAATGCAGAGGGTTTTGAATGCGAATACGGAAAAGAAGAACCTTTAATGGCGGTTGGAAACCCTTCCTTTTTTTCAGGCGTTCCCATGAATAAAATCAGGCTGACAGACCTTTCAGGCAAGCCTTTGATCTATTACCGCCGGTTTGATTCCATCATCTCTCTTGCCTTCCAAAACAACGGCATAGTTCCCAATGTTTTTTGCCGCAATGATGATGCCAGGACCTGTCTTCAATGGGCGGCCATCGGCCTTGGGATCGCCCTGGTGCCTGAATCCATCAGCAAAACAGGGGAACATACCAGTCTTGTTTTCAGGGAGATCGACTCTAAAGATACTGTTACCAGGATGGCAGCCGTATATAAAAAAAATGGCTATGTTTCAAACATAGCCAAAGAATTTGTTTCCTATTTTGGTGAACTGATGTCCCTTTCCTAA
- a CDS encoding radical SAM protein, with protein sequence MENISAKTIVTRTKGSQWFGIDYNMNIYKGCCHGCIYCDSRSDCYRIADFDSVRVKEDALRIIRDDLRRKVRTGIVGTGAMSDPYNPFEKELELTRHALELIDAYGFGAAVATKSALLKRDMDVLKGIMEHSPVLCKVTVTTTDDDLAKKIEPNVSRPSERLALIEALRKNGIFAGILLMPVLPFLEDSEENILSIVKAAHDTGASFIYPAFGVTLRNNQREWYFDRLREQFPQQDLVSEYIRRYGNSYECTSPGAKKLWQIFSRECERYGILYRMKDIIHGYKKNYVVTQLSLFD encoded by the coding sequence ATGGAAAATATTTCTGCAAAGACCATAGTGACCAGAACAAAAGGCTCCCAGTGGTTTGGTATTGACTATAATATGAATATCTATAAAGGGTGCTGCCATGGCTGTATTTATTGTGACAGCCGCTCAGACTGTTACCGGATTGCGGATTTTGATTCGGTGCGGGTCAAGGAGGATGCCCTGCGCATCATCCGGGACGATTTAAGGCGCAAGGTGAGAACCGGTATTGTAGGGACAGGAGCCATGAGCGATCCCTACAATCCTTTTGAAAAAGAACTTGAATTAACAAGACATGCCCTTGAGCTTATTGACGCATATGGCTTTGGAGCGGCAGTGGCTACGAAAAGCGCCCTTCTTAAACGGGACATGGATGTTCTTAAAGGAATCATGGAGCATTCCCCTGTCCTGTGCAAAGTGACGGTTACCACGACAGACGATGATCTGGCGAAAAAAATCGAACCTAATGTATCCCGCCCTTCCGAGCGGCTGGCTTTGATTGAGGCATTAAGGAAGAACGGGATATTTGCGGGGATATTATTGATGCCGGTTCTTCCGTTTCTGGAGGATAGCGAGGAAAATATCCTTTCAATCGTAAAAGCTGCCCATGATACCGGAGCCAGCTTTATTTATCCAGCTTTTGGGGTGACCTTGAGGAATAATCAGAGAGAATGGTATTTTGACCGCCTCCGGGAACAGTTTCCCCAGCAGGATCTGGTTTCCGAATATATCAGGCGTTATGGAAACAGTTATGAATGTACAAGCCCGGGTGCAAAAAAGCTGTGGCAGATATTTTCCAGAGAGTGTGAGCGGTATGGGATATTATACCGGATGAAAGATATCATTCATGGGTATAAAAAGAATTACGTGGTAACCCAGTTAAGCCTTTTTGATTAG
- a CDS encoding YihY/virulence factor BrkB family protein: protein MIRFLLRCKQIYDKYSRDEMTVYAAQASFFSIIAAFPFMMLLLALIQLIPSITKANLLQLMVTIIPSTLEINSLIVSVIDDLYTNSPVAVLSVTAVAAIWSASKGMLSIERGLNRVFGQEKKRNYIVTRIICAGYTIIFMAICLLTLVLLVLGGSIQSFMNRHFPLLAEITQHVLTFRTMLVFILTICFAVLYTYVPEKKQHFISQLPGAAFCTLGWIGSSFAFSIYFNNFGNYSVMYGSLTAIVLLMLWIYACICILFFGAEINYYYSINWKEHTRY from the coding sequence ATGATTCGATTCTTATTGCGCTGCAAGCAAATCTATGACAAATACAGCAGGGATGAGATGACCGTATATGCAGCCCAGGCCTCCTTTTTCTCCATCATTGCAGCATTTCCCTTTATGATGCTTTTACTGGCATTGATACAGCTCATCCCATCCATTACGAAAGCCAATCTGCTCCAGCTTATGGTCACAATTATCCCAAGCACACTGGAAATAAACAGCTTAATCGTATCTGTTATCGATGACCTTTATACTAATTCTCCGGTAGCTGTCCTTTCCGTGACCGCAGTGGCTGCCATATGGTCTGCTTCCAAGGGGATGCTCAGTATTGAGCGGGGCTTGAACCGGGTATTTGGCCAGGAGAAAAAGCGAAACTATATTGTGACCCGGATCATCTGTGCCGGCTATACCATCATCTTTATGGCCATCTGTCTCCTGACCCTTGTTCTGCTGGTCCTTGGAGGCTCCATCCAGAGCTTTATGAACCGCCACTTTCCGCTGCTGGCCGAGATCACCCAGCATGTTCTTACGTTTCGTACCATGCTCGTTTTCATTCTGACGATCTGCTTTGCTGTCCTTTATACCTATGTACCGGAAAAAAAGCAGCACTTTATTAGTCAGCTTCCCGGAGCCGCCTTTTGTACATTGGGCTGGATCGGTTCTTCCTTTGCGTTTTCTATTTATTTTAATAACTTCGGAAATTACTCTGTCATGTACGGAAGCCTTACCGCCATTGTGCTGTTAATGCTATGGATTTATGCCTGTATCTGCATTCTGTTTTTCGGAGCGGAAATTAATTATTATTATTCCATAAACTGGAAAGAGCATACGCGCTATTAA
- the cysK gene encoding cysteine synthase A, with translation MENIKKSASELIGHTPLVELSNYGKRHHAAAVIIGKLEYFNPAGSVKDRAALYMIQDGEKSGVLKPGATIIEPTSGNTGIGIASIAAMRGYKAILTMPETMSVERRNLLKAYGAEIVLTEGAKGMSGAIAKAKELQDEIAGSVILGQFDNPSNSKAHYETTGPEIWEDTDGKIDVFIAGVGTGGTITGAGEYLKSKKPDIKVIAVEPAASPVLSGGKPGPHGIQGIGAGFVPSILKTDVYDEIITVENGDAYETGKELAQTEGILVGISSSAAVWAAREVAKRPEYAGKRIVVVLPDTGDRYLSTPLFT, from the coding sequence ATGGAAAATATCAAAAAAAGCGCATCGGAACTGATCGGCCATACCCCCCTTGTGGAATTGTCTAATTATGGGAAACGGCACCATGCGGCAGCTGTCATTATAGGGAAGCTGGAATATTTTAATCCTGCAGGAAGCGTAAAGGACCGGGCGGCCCTCTATATGATTCAGGATGGAGAAAAGTCCGGCGTCTTAAAGCCAGGCGCCACGATCATAGAACCGACTTCCGGCAACACTGGAATCGGCATCGCAAGCATAGCTGCCATGAGGGGATATAAGGCCATTCTTACCATGCCTGAGACCATGAGCGTGGAACGGCGCAATCTTTTAAAGGCCTATGGAGCGGAAATTGTATTAACAGAAGGAGCAAAAGGGATGTCAGGCGCCATTGCAAAGGCGAAAGAGCTGCAAGATGAAATAGCCGGTTCCGTCATTCTGGGGCAGTTTGACAATCCGTCCAATTCCAAAGCCCACTATGAAACCACCGGCCCTGAGATATGGGAGGATACCGATGGAAAGATCGATGTTTTTATAGCCGGCGTGGGAACCGGAGGCACCATTACCGGAGCAGGAGAATACTTAAAAAGTAAAAAACCTGACATAAAGGTGATAGCAGTGGAACCTGCCGCTTCACCGGTTCTTTCCGGAGGAAAGCCGGGGCCACATGGAATTCAGGGAATCGGAGCGGGATTTGTCCCGTCGATTCTTAAAACCGATGTTTACGATGAAATTATAACAGTGGAAAATGGAGATGCTTACGAGACAGGAAAAGAACTGGCACAAACAGAGGGGATTTTAGTGGGGATTTCCTCCTCCGCAGCCGTATGGGCGGCCAGGGAAGTGGCAAAGCGTCCGGAATATGCCGGGAAAAGGATCGTTGTAGTCCTTCCTGATACCGGTGACAGATACTTATCCACTCCTTTGTTTACCTAA
- a CDS encoding 5'-3' exonuclease H3TH domain-containing protein, which produces MSERKFVVVDGSSMLSTCYYAVLPREIMFAKSEEEKQKHYDKILHAKDGTYTNAIFGMLKMVVSLMKKQQPDHIAFVFDRTRDTFRRELYPDYKGTRGATPEPLKNQFILMEEILKDVGFQVLLSEQYEADDYAGSLVMKFRDKISMILLTKDHDYLQLVNDEYNVRAWMVQSRQEKADELYKKYYSFYGVKKEEVNLPEKVFEYTSDTVLHEEGVRPEQIADLKGIQGDPSDNIPGVKGVSSAVPPLLREYGTVEEIYRSIHEAESDKKSLKALQDFWKNELGITRSPYKALTKTSDEELCGEKAALLSKTLATMKTDIPIDMELEDFSANAYQEEKVKNWLKTLDIKEASIFGSSK; this is translated from the coding sequence ATGTCTGAAAGAAAATTTGTAGTTGTTGACGGTTCTTCTATGCTGTCGACATGCTATTATGCGGTTTTACCAAGGGAGATTATGTTTGCAAAGTCAGAGGAGGAAAAGCAGAAGCATTATGATAAGATCCTTCATGCAAAGGACGGCACCTATACCAACGCAATTTTTGGAATGCTTAAGATGGTGGTCTCTCTGATGAAAAAACAGCAGCCGGATCACATTGCCTTTGTATTTGACAGAACCAGGGATACATTTCGAAGAGAATTGTACCCGGATTATAAGGGAACCAGGGGAGCTACACCGGAGCCGTTAAAAAACCAGTTTATCCTGATGGAAGAGATCTTAAAAGACGTGGGCTTTCAGGTGCTTTTAAGTGAACAGTATGAAGCTGATGATTATGCCGGAAGCCTGGTCATGAAATTCAGGGACAAGATTTCCATGATCCTCCTCACAAAGGATCACGATTATCTCCAGCTTGTAAATGATGAATATAATGTCCGGGCGTGGATGGTTCAGTCCCGGCAGGAAAAAGCGGACGAGCTGTATAAAAAGTACTATTCTTTTTACGGTGTAAAAAAAGAAGAGGTCAACCTTCCGGAAAAAGTTTTTGAATATACCTCTGATACGGTGTTACATGAAGAGGGAGTAAGGCCGGAGCAGATTGCGGATTTAAAGGGGATCCAGGGAGATCCTTCTGATAATATCCCGGGAGTAAAGGGAGTAAGCAGCGCGGTTCCTCCGCTTCTTAGGGAATATGGTACTGTGGAAGAGATATACCGTTCCATTCATGAGGCCGAGTCTGATAAAAAGAGCTTAAAAGCGCTTCAGGATTTCTGGAAAAATGAACTTGGAATCACCCGTTCTCCTTATAAGGCATTGACTAAGACCAGTGATGAGGAATTATGCGGGGAAAAAGCAGCTCTGCTTTCCAAAACCCTGGCTACCATGAAAACGGATATTCCCATTGACATGGAGCTTGAGGATTTTTCAGCAAATGCATATCAGGAGGAAAAAGTCAAAAATTGGCTTAAAACCCTTGATATAAAAGAAGCTTCCATTTTTGGCTCCAGTAAGTGA